The following are encoded in a window of Lagenorhynchus albirostris chromosome 3, mLagAlb1.1, whole genome shotgun sequence genomic DNA:
- the PCYOX1L gene encoding prenylcysteine oxidase-like isoform X2, giving the protein MPGPAKSHFGPRVQIDVFEKGTVGGRLATISVNKQHYESGAASFHSLSLHMQGFVKQLGLRHRREVGGRSAIFNGEDFVLEETDWYLLNLFRLWWHYGISFLRLQMWVEEVMEKFMRIYKYQAHGYAFSGVEELLYSLGESAFVNMTQRSVAESLLQVGVTQRFIDDVVSAVLRASYGQSAAMPAFAGAMSLAGAQGSLWSVEGGNKLVCSGLLKLTKANVIHATVTTVTLQQTEGKPLYHVKYENEVGTGSDYYDIVVIATPLHLDNSSTITFEGFDPPIDVVQGSFQPTVISLVHGYLNSSYFGFPDPKLFPFASILTTDFPSFFCALDNMCPVNVSASFRRKQPQEAAVWRVRSPQPLLRSQLKTLFRSYYSVQTAEWQAHPVHGPRSPLPRFVLHDQLFLLNALEWAASSVEVTAVAAKNVALLAFNRWYQDLDKIDQKDLMHKVKTEL; this is encoded by the exons CACTTCGGCCCCCGGGTGCAGATCGACGTGTTTGAGAAGGGGACCGTGGGCGGCCGCCTGGCCACCATCTCGGTCAACAAGCAGCACTACGAGAGCGGCGCCGCCTCCTTCCACTCCCTGAGCCTCCACATGCAGGGCTTCGTCAAGCAGCTGG GGCTGCGGCACCGGCGCGAAGTGGGAGGGAGGAGTGCCATCTTCAACGGGGAGGACTTTGTGCTGGAGGAGACTGACTGGTACCTGCTGAACCTCTTCCGCCTCTGGTGGCACTACGGCATCAGCTTCCTGAGACTGCAGATGTGGGTGGAGGAGGTCATGGAGAAGTTCATGAG GATCTATAAGTACCAGGCTCACGGTTACGCCTTCTCGGGTGTGGAGGAACTGCTCTACTCGCTGGGGGAATCCGCCTTTGTCAACATGACCCAGCGCTCCGTGGCCGAGTCCCTGCTCCAGGTGGGCGTCACACAGCGCTTTATCGATGATGTCGTCTCCGCTGTCCTGCGGGCCAGCTACGGCCAGTCAGCAGCGATGCCCGCCTTTGCCG GAGCCATGTCGCTAGCCGGGGCCCAAGGCAGCCTGTGGTCTGTGGAGGGAGGCAACAAGCTGGTTTGTTCCGGTCTGCTGAAGCTCACCAAGGCCAACGTGATCCACGCCACGGTCACCACTGTGACCCTGCAGCAAACAG AGGGGAAACCCTTGTACCATGTCAAGTATGAGAATGAGGTGGGCACAGGCTCTGATTACTACGACATAGTGGTCATCGCCACCCCCCTGCACCTGGACAACAGCAGTACCATCACCTTTGAAGGCTTCGACCCACCCATTGATGTCGTCCAGGGCTCCTTCCAGCCCACCGTCATCTCCTTGGTCCATGGCTACCTCAACTCTTCCTACTTCGGCTTCCCCGACCCTAAGCTTTTCCCCTTTGCCAGCATCCTCACCACAGACTTCCCCAGCTTCTTCTGCGCCCTGGACAACATGTGTCCCGTCAACGTCTCGGCCAGCTTCCGGCGGAAGCAGCCTCAGGAGGCCGCCGTGTGGCGAGTCCggtccccccagcccctccttcgCTCCCAGCTGAAGACCCTCTTTCGCTCCTACTACTCAGTGCAGACGGCCGAGTGGCAGGCCCACCCCGTCCACGGCCCCCGCAGCCCCCTCCCGCGGTTCGTGCTGCACGACCAGCTCTTCCTCCTCAACGCCCTGGAGTGGGCGGCCAGCTCCGTGGAGGTGACGGCAGTGGCTGCCAAGAACGTGGCCCTGCTGGCTTTCAACCGCTGGTACCAGGACCTAGACAAGATTGACCAGAAGGATTTGATGCACAAGGTAAAGACGGAACTGTGA
- the IL17B gene encoding interleukin-17B isoform X2, with product MQTHPARGGADSLWGKIRTLDLLFLLTISIFLGLGQPRNPKGKRKGQGRPGTLAPGPHQVPLDLVSQAKPYARMEEYERNLGEMVAQLRNSSEPARRKCEVNLQLWLSNKRSLSPWGYSINHDPSRIPADLPEARCLCLGCVNPFTMQEDRSMVSVPVFSQVPVRRRLCPLPPRTGPCRQRAVMETIAVGCTCIF from the exons ATGCAGACCCACCCAGCAAGAGGAGGGGCTGACAGCTTGTGGGGGAAGATCAGAACTCTGGATCTT CTATTCCTTCTCACCATCTCCATCTTCCTGGGGCTGGGCCAGCCCAGGAACCCCAAAGGCAAGAGGAAGGGGCAAGGGCGGCCTGGGACCCTGGCCCCTGGGCCTCACCAGGTGCCGCTGGACCTCGTGTCCCAGGCAAAGCCATATGCCCGCATGGAGGAATATGAGAGGAACCTGGGGGAGATGGTGGCCCAGCTGAGGAACAGCTCCGAGCCGGCCAGGAGGAAGTGTGAGGTCAACCTGCAGCTGTGGCTGTCCAACAAGAGGAGCCTGTCACCCTGGGGCTACAG CATCAACCATGACCCTAGCCGCATTCCTGCAGACCTGCCGGAGGCGCGGTGCCTATGTCTGGGCTGCGTGAACCCCTTCACCATGCAGGAGGACCGCAGCATGGTGAGCGTGCCCGTGTTCAGCCAGGTGCCTGTGCGCCGTCGCCTCTGCCCGCTGCCGCCACGCACCGGTCCCTGCCGCCAGCGCGCAGTCATGGAGACCATCGCCGTGGGCTGCACCTGCATCTTCTGA
- the IL17B gene encoding interleukin-17B isoform X1: MHLYTCGGLVGPGQGMTGEGGPARGLASSFPLPWAPNLSPEGDLALPPLTCGLPPQLFLLTISIFLGLGQPRNPKGKRKGQGRPGTLAPGPHQVPLDLVSQAKPYARMEEYERNLGEMVAQLRNSSEPARRKCEVNLQLWLSNKRSLSPWGYSINHDPSRIPADLPEARCLCLGCVNPFTMQEDRSMVSVPVFSQVPVRRRLCPLPPRTGPCRQRAVMETIAVGCTCIF, from the exons ATGCATCTGTACACATGTGGTGGGCTGGTGGGACCAGGCCAGGGCATGACAGGTGAGGGTGGCCCCGCTAGAGGCCTTgcctcttcctttccccttccttggGCCCCAAATCTTAGCCCAGAGGGAgacctggctctcccacctttGACCTGTGGCCTTCCTCCTCAGCTATTCCTTCTCACCATCTCCATCTTCCTGGGGCTGGGCCAGCCCAGGAACCCCAAAGGCAAGAGGAAGGGGCAAGGGCGGCCTGGGACCCTGGCCCCTGGGCCTCACCAGGTGCCGCTGGACCTCGTGTCCCAGGCAAAGCCATATGCCCGCATGGAGGAATATGAGAGGAACCTGGGGGAGATGGTGGCCCAGCTGAGGAACAGCTCCGAGCCGGCCAGGAGGAAGTGTGAGGTCAACCTGCAGCTGTGGCTGTCCAACAAGAGGAGCCTGTCACCCTGGGGCTACAG CATCAACCATGACCCTAGCCGCATTCCTGCAGACCTGCCGGAGGCGCGGTGCCTATGTCTGGGCTGCGTGAACCCCTTCACCATGCAGGAGGACCGCAGCATGGTGAGCGTGCCCGTGTTCAGCCAGGTGCCTGTGCGCCGTCGCCTCTGCCCGCTGCCGCCACGCACCGGTCCCTGCCGCCAGCGCGCAGTCATGGAGACCATCGCCGTGGGCTGCACCTGCATCTTCTGA